In one Phyllostomus discolor isolate MPI-MPIP mPhyDis1 chromosome 8, mPhyDis1.pri.v3, whole genome shotgun sequence genomic region, the following are encoded:
- the ARRB2 gene encoding beta-arrestin-2 isoform X1, protein MGRLEGEGEEEKEQRARVRSGVGRSRDLASDWEAASKPWTGRAGSGRAHDGGETRDQWGFPFCFVRVFKKSSPNCKLTVYLGKRDFVDHLDKVDPVDGVVLVDPDYLKDRKVFVTLTCAFRYGREDLDVLGLSFRKDLFIATYQAFPPVPNPPRPPTRLQDRLLRKLGQHAHPFFFTIPQNLPCSVTLQPGPEDTGKACGVDFEIRAFCAKSLEEKSHKRNSVRLVIRKVQFAPEKPGPQPSAETTRHFLMSDRSLHLEASLDKELYYHGEPISVNVHVTNNSTKTVKKIKVSVRQYADICLFSTAQYKCPVAQIEQDDQVSPSSTFCKVYTVTPLLSDNREKRGLALDGKLKHEDTNLASSTIVKEGANKEVLGILVSYRVKVKLVVSRGGDVSVELPFVLMHPKPHDHITVPRAQSAAPETDAPVDTNLIEFDTNYATDDDIVFEDFARLRLKGMKDDDYDDQFC, encoded by the exons atggggaggcttgaaggggagggggaagaggagaaagagcagagagCGCGCGTGCGCAGTGgcgtggggaggagcagggacctAGCTTCGGACTGGGAGGCTGCGAGCAAGCCTTGGACCGGGCGGGCGGGCAGCGGGCGCGCGCACGATGGGGGAGAAACCCGGGACCAG TGGggtttccctttctgttttgttaggGTCTTCAAGAAGTCGAGCCCTAACTGCAAG CTCACTGTGTACTTGGGCAAGCGGGACTTTGTAGATCACCTGGACAAAGTGGATCCTGTAG ATGGTGTGGTGCTTGTGGACCCTGACTACTTGAAGGACCGCAAAG TGTTTGTGACCCTCACCTGCGCCTTCCGCTATGGCCGAGAAGACCTGGATGTGCTGGGCTTGTCATTCCGCAAAGACCTGTTCATCGCCACCTACCAGGCCTTCCCCCCAGTGCCCAAcccaccccggccccccacccGCCTGCAGGACCGGCTACTGAGGAAGCTGGGCCAGCATGCCCACCCCTTTTTTTTCACA ATACCCCAGAATCTACCCTGCTCTGTCACCCTGCAGCCTGGCCCGGAGGACACAGGGAAG GCCTGCGGGGTAGACTTTGAGATTCGAGCCTTCTGTGCCAAATCACTAGAAGAGAAAAGCCACAAAAG GAATTCTGTGCGTCTGGTGATCCGAAAGGTGCAGTTTGCCCCAGAGAAACCTGGCCCCCAGCCTTCAGCTGAAACCACACGCCACTTCCTCATGTCTGACCGGTCCCTGCACCTGGAGGCTTCCCTGGACAAAGAG ctgTACTACCACGGGGAGCCCATCAGTGTCAATGTGCACGTCACCAACAACTCCACCAAGACTGTCAAGAAGATCAAAGTCTCTG tgaGACAGTATGCGGACATCTGCCTCTTCAGCACTGCCCAGTACAAGTGCCCCGTGGCTCAGATCGAACAAGA tgACCAGGTATCTCCCAGTTCCACGTTCTGCAAGGTGTACACCGTAACCCCACTGCTCAGCGACAACCGGGAGAAGCGTGGTCTTGCCCTGGACGGGAAGCTCAAGCATGAGGACACCAACCTGGCTTCCAGCACCAT TGTGAAAGAGGGTGCCAACAAGGAGGTGCTGGGGATCCTGGTGTCATACAGGGTCAAGGTGAAGCTGGTGGTATCTCGAGGCGG ggaTGTCTCAGTGGAGCTGCCCTTTGTTCTTATGCACCCCAAGCCCCATGACCACATCACCGTCCCCAGAGCCCAGTCAG ctGCTCCTGAAACAGATGCCCCTGTGGACACCAACCTCATTGAATTTGATACCAA CTATGCCACAGATGACGACATCGTATTTGAGGACTTTGCCCGGCTTCGGCTGAAGGGGATGAAGGATGATGACTATGACGACCAGTTCTGCTAG
- the ARRB2 gene encoding beta-arrestin-2 isoform X2: MGRLEGEGEEEKEQRARVRSGVGRSRDLASDWEAASKPWTGRAGSGRAHDGGETRDQLTVYLGKRDFVDHLDKVDPVDGVVLVDPDYLKDRKVFVTLTCAFRYGREDLDVLGLSFRKDLFIATYQAFPPVPNPPRPPTRLQDRLLRKLGQHAHPFFFTIPQNLPCSVTLQPGPEDTGKACGVDFEIRAFCAKSLEEKSHKRNSVRLVIRKVQFAPEKPGPQPSAETTRHFLMSDRSLHLEASLDKELYYHGEPISVNVHVTNNSTKTVKKIKVSVRQYADICLFSTAQYKCPVAQIEQDDQVSPSSTFCKVYTVTPLLSDNREKRGLALDGKLKHEDTNLASSTIVKEGANKEVLGILVSYRVKVKLVVSRGGDVSVELPFVLMHPKPHDHITVPRAQSAAPETDAPVDTNLIEFDTNYATDDDIVFEDFARLRLKGMKDDDYDDQFC; encoded by the exons atggggaggcttgaaggggagggggaagaggagaaagagcagagagCGCGCGTGCGCAGTGgcgtggggaggagcagggacctAGCTTCGGACTGGGAGGCTGCGAGCAAGCCTTGGACCGGGCGGGCGGGCAGCGGGCGCGCGCACGATGGGGGAGAAACCCGGGACCAG CTCACTGTGTACTTGGGCAAGCGGGACTTTGTAGATCACCTGGACAAAGTGGATCCTGTAG ATGGTGTGGTGCTTGTGGACCCTGACTACTTGAAGGACCGCAAAG TGTTTGTGACCCTCACCTGCGCCTTCCGCTATGGCCGAGAAGACCTGGATGTGCTGGGCTTGTCATTCCGCAAAGACCTGTTCATCGCCACCTACCAGGCCTTCCCCCCAGTGCCCAAcccaccccggccccccacccGCCTGCAGGACCGGCTACTGAGGAAGCTGGGCCAGCATGCCCACCCCTTTTTTTTCACA ATACCCCAGAATCTACCCTGCTCTGTCACCCTGCAGCCTGGCCCGGAGGACACAGGGAAG GCCTGCGGGGTAGACTTTGAGATTCGAGCCTTCTGTGCCAAATCACTAGAAGAGAAAAGCCACAAAAG GAATTCTGTGCGTCTGGTGATCCGAAAGGTGCAGTTTGCCCCAGAGAAACCTGGCCCCCAGCCTTCAGCTGAAACCACACGCCACTTCCTCATGTCTGACCGGTCCCTGCACCTGGAGGCTTCCCTGGACAAAGAG ctgTACTACCACGGGGAGCCCATCAGTGTCAATGTGCACGTCACCAACAACTCCACCAAGACTGTCAAGAAGATCAAAGTCTCTG tgaGACAGTATGCGGACATCTGCCTCTTCAGCACTGCCCAGTACAAGTGCCCCGTGGCTCAGATCGAACAAGA tgACCAGGTATCTCCCAGTTCCACGTTCTGCAAGGTGTACACCGTAACCCCACTGCTCAGCGACAACCGGGAGAAGCGTGGTCTTGCCCTGGACGGGAAGCTCAAGCATGAGGACACCAACCTGGCTTCCAGCACCAT TGTGAAAGAGGGTGCCAACAAGGAGGTGCTGGGGATCCTGGTGTCATACAGGGTCAAGGTGAAGCTGGTGGTATCTCGAGGCGG ggaTGTCTCAGTGGAGCTGCCCTTTGTTCTTATGCACCCCAAGCCCCATGACCACATCACCGTCCCCAGAGCCCAGTCAG ctGCTCCTGAAACAGATGCCCCTGTGGACACCAACCTCATTGAATTTGATACCAA CTATGCCACAGATGACGACATCGTATTTGAGGACTTTGCCCGGCTTCGGCTGAAGGGGATGAAGGATGATGACTATGACGACCAGTTCTGCTAG
- the ARRB2 gene encoding beta-arrestin-2 isoform X3, translating into MGEKPGTRVFKKSSPNCKLTVYLGKRDFVDHLDKVDPVDGVVLVDPDYLKDRKVFVTLTCAFRYGREDLDVLGLSFRKDLFIATYQAFPPVPNPPRPPTRLQDRLLRKLGQHAHPFFFTIPQNLPCSVTLQPGPEDTGKACGVDFEIRAFCAKSLEEKSHKRNSVRLVIRKVQFAPEKPGPQPSAETTRHFLMSDRSLHLEASLDKELYYHGEPISVNVHVTNNSTKTVKKIKVSVRQYADICLFSTAQYKCPVAQIEQDDQVSPSSTFCKVYTVTPLLSDNREKRGLALDGKLKHEDTNLASSTIVKEGANKEVLGILVSYRVKVKLVVSRGGDVSVELPFVLMHPKPHDHITVPRAQSAAPETDAPVDTNLIEFDTNYATDDDIVFEDFARLRLKGMKDDDYDDQFC; encoded by the exons ATGGGGGAGAAACCCGGGACCAG gGTCTTCAAGAAGTCGAGCCCTAACTGCAAG CTCACTGTGTACTTGGGCAAGCGGGACTTTGTAGATCACCTGGACAAAGTGGATCCTGTAG ATGGTGTGGTGCTTGTGGACCCTGACTACTTGAAGGACCGCAAAG TGTTTGTGACCCTCACCTGCGCCTTCCGCTATGGCCGAGAAGACCTGGATGTGCTGGGCTTGTCATTCCGCAAAGACCTGTTCATCGCCACCTACCAGGCCTTCCCCCCAGTGCCCAAcccaccccggccccccacccGCCTGCAGGACCGGCTACTGAGGAAGCTGGGCCAGCATGCCCACCCCTTTTTTTTCACA ATACCCCAGAATCTACCCTGCTCTGTCACCCTGCAGCCTGGCCCGGAGGACACAGGGAAG GCCTGCGGGGTAGACTTTGAGATTCGAGCCTTCTGTGCCAAATCACTAGAAGAGAAAAGCCACAAAAG GAATTCTGTGCGTCTGGTGATCCGAAAGGTGCAGTTTGCCCCAGAGAAACCTGGCCCCCAGCCTTCAGCTGAAACCACACGCCACTTCCTCATGTCTGACCGGTCCCTGCACCTGGAGGCTTCCCTGGACAAAGAG ctgTACTACCACGGGGAGCCCATCAGTGTCAATGTGCACGTCACCAACAACTCCACCAAGACTGTCAAGAAGATCAAAGTCTCTG tgaGACAGTATGCGGACATCTGCCTCTTCAGCACTGCCCAGTACAAGTGCCCCGTGGCTCAGATCGAACAAGA tgACCAGGTATCTCCCAGTTCCACGTTCTGCAAGGTGTACACCGTAACCCCACTGCTCAGCGACAACCGGGAGAAGCGTGGTCTTGCCCTGGACGGGAAGCTCAAGCATGAGGACACCAACCTGGCTTCCAGCACCAT TGTGAAAGAGGGTGCCAACAAGGAGGTGCTGGGGATCCTGGTGTCATACAGGGTCAAGGTGAAGCTGGTGGTATCTCGAGGCGG ggaTGTCTCAGTGGAGCTGCCCTTTGTTCTTATGCACCCCAAGCCCCATGACCACATCACCGTCCCCAGAGCCCAGTCAG ctGCTCCTGAAACAGATGCCCCTGTGGACACCAACCTCATTGAATTTGATACCAA CTATGCCACAGATGACGACATCGTATTTGAGGACTTTGCCCGGCTTCGGCTGAAGGGGATGAAGGATGATGACTATGACGACCAGTTCTGCTAG
- the ARRB2 gene encoding beta-arrestin-2 isoform X4 — protein sequence MEGRVFKKSSPNCKLTVYLGKRDFVDHLDKVDPVDGVVLVDPDYLKDRKVFVTLTCAFRYGREDLDVLGLSFRKDLFIATYQAFPPVPNPPRPPTRLQDRLLRKLGQHAHPFFFTIPQNLPCSVTLQPGPEDTGKACGVDFEIRAFCAKSLEEKSHKRNSVRLVIRKVQFAPEKPGPQPSAETTRHFLMSDRSLHLEASLDKELYYHGEPISVNVHVTNNSTKTVKKIKVSVRQYADICLFSTAQYKCPVAQIEQDDQVSPSSTFCKVYTVTPLLSDNREKRGLALDGKLKHEDTNLASSTIVKEGANKEVLGILVSYRVKVKLVVSRGGDVSVELPFVLMHPKPHDHITVPRAQSAAPETDAPVDTNLIEFDTNYATDDDIVFEDFARLRLKGMKDDDYDDQFC from the exons ATGGAAGGCAG gGTCTTCAAGAAGTCGAGCCCTAACTGCAAG CTCACTGTGTACTTGGGCAAGCGGGACTTTGTAGATCACCTGGACAAAGTGGATCCTGTAG ATGGTGTGGTGCTTGTGGACCCTGACTACTTGAAGGACCGCAAAG TGTTTGTGACCCTCACCTGCGCCTTCCGCTATGGCCGAGAAGACCTGGATGTGCTGGGCTTGTCATTCCGCAAAGACCTGTTCATCGCCACCTACCAGGCCTTCCCCCCAGTGCCCAAcccaccccggccccccacccGCCTGCAGGACCGGCTACTGAGGAAGCTGGGCCAGCATGCCCACCCCTTTTTTTTCACA ATACCCCAGAATCTACCCTGCTCTGTCACCCTGCAGCCTGGCCCGGAGGACACAGGGAAG GCCTGCGGGGTAGACTTTGAGATTCGAGCCTTCTGTGCCAAATCACTAGAAGAGAAAAGCCACAAAAG GAATTCTGTGCGTCTGGTGATCCGAAAGGTGCAGTTTGCCCCAGAGAAACCTGGCCCCCAGCCTTCAGCTGAAACCACACGCCACTTCCTCATGTCTGACCGGTCCCTGCACCTGGAGGCTTCCCTGGACAAAGAG ctgTACTACCACGGGGAGCCCATCAGTGTCAATGTGCACGTCACCAACAACTCCACCAAGACTGTCAAGAAGATCAAAGTCTCTG tgaGACAGTATGCGGACATCTGCCTCTTCAGCACTGCCCAGTACAAGTGCCCCGTGGCTCAGATCGAACAAGA tgACCAGGTATCTCCCAGTTCCACGTTCTGCAAGGTGTACACCGTAACCCCACTGCTCAGCGACAACCGGGAGAAGCGTGGTCTTGCCCTGGACGGGAAGCTCAAGCATGAGGACACCAACCTGGCTTCCAGCACCAT TGTGAAAGAGGGTGCCAACAAGGAGGTGCTGGGGATCCTGGTGTCATACAGGGTCAAGGTGAAGCTGGTGGTATCTCGAGGCGG ggaTGTCTCAGTGGAGCTGCCCTTTGTTCTTATGCACCCCAAGCCCCATGACCACATCACCGTCCCCAGAGCCCAGTCAG ctGCTCCTGAAACAGATGCCCCTGTGGACACCAACCTCATTGAATTTGATACCAA CTATGCCACAGATGACGACATCGTATTTGAGGACTTTGCCCGGCTTCGGCTGAAGGGGATGAAGGATGATGACTATGACGACCAGTTCTGCTAG
- the ARRB2 gene encoding beta-arrestin-2 isoform X5, which produces MPTPFFSQYPRIYPALSPCSLARRTQGRNSVRLVIRKVQFAPEKPGPQPSAETTRHFLMSDRSLHLEASLDKELYYHGEPISVNVHVTNNSTKTVKKIKVSVRQYADICLFSTAQYKCPVAQIEQDDQVSPSSTFCKVYTVTPLLSDNREKRGLALDGKLKHEDTNLASSTIVKEGANKEVLGILVSYRVKVKLVVSRGGDVSVELPFVLMHPKPHDHITVPRAQSAAPETDAPVDTNLIEFDTNYATDDDIVFEDFARLRLKGMKDDDYDDQFC; this is translated from the exons ATGCCCACCCCTTTTTTTTCACA ATACCCCAGAATCTACCCTGCTCTGTCACCCTGCAGCCTGGCCCGGAGGACACAGGGAAG GAATTCTGTGCGTCTGGTGATCCGAAAGGTGCAGTTTGCCCCAGAGAAACCTGGCCCCCAGCCTTCAGCTGAAACCACACGCCACTTCCTCATGTCTGACCGGTCCCTGCACCTGGAGGCTTCCCTGGACAAAGAG ctgTACTACCACGGGGAGCCCATCAGTGTCAATGTGCACGTCACCAACAACTCCACCAAGACTGTCAAGAAGATCAAAGTCTCTG tgaGACAGTATGCGGACATCTGCCTCTTCAGCACTGCCCAGTACAAGTGCCCCGTGGCTCAGATCGAACAAGA tgACCAGGTATCTCCCAGTTCCACGTTCTGCAAGGTGTACACCGTAACCCCACTGCTCAGCGACAACCGGGAGAAGCGTGGTCTTGCCCTGGACGGGAAGCTCAAGCATGAGGACACCAACCTGGCTTCCAGCACCAT TGTGAAAGAGGGTGCCAACAAGGAGGTGCTGGGGATCCTGGTGTCATACAGGGTCAAGGTGAAGCTGGTGGTATCTCGAGGCGG ggaTGTCTCAGTGGAGCTGCCCTTTGTTCTTATGCACCCCAAGCCCCATGACCACATCACCGTCCCCAGAGCCCAGTCAG ctGCTCCTGAAACAGATGCCCCTGTGGACACCAACCTCATTGAATTTGATACCAA CTATGCCACAGATGACGACATCGTATTTGAGGACTTTGCCCGGCTTCGGCTGAAGGGGATGAAGGATGATGACTATGACGACCAGTTCTGCTAG